In a single window of the Elaeis guineensis isolate ETL-2024a chromosome 4, EG11, whole genome shotgun sequence genome:
- the LOC140857489 gene encoding receptor like protein 21-like, whose protein sequence is MKVSGEMNRTILKNYTRYNEKMQVTIKGIYIEYAILLPLVIVMDLSNNNLSGMIPEELTNLFGLVSLNLSGNHLTGEITEKIGALQQLESLDLSRNNLFGGIPSSMIGLTFLSYLNLSYNHLSGRVPIGNQLQTFIDPSIYVGNPDLCGFPLSQKCKDDKTNQGLNAVGGDEQNDNTMDKEGSEMKWLYMSMELGFVVGFWIVFGPLLFHRKWREAYFQHIDQVFNVVYMALATIFTKFKVHNITT, encoded by the coding sequence ATGAAAGTGTCGGGGGAGATGAATAGAaccattttaaaaaattatactcGTTACAATGAAAAAATGCAAGTGACCATAAAAGGAATATACATTGAGTATGCTATATTACTTCCACTTGTGATCGTTATGGACCTTTCAAATAATAACTTATCTGGAATGATACCCGAAGAGTTGACCAATCTTTTTGGACTCGTGAGCTTAAATTTGTCTGGAAATCATCTGACTGGAGAGATCACAGAAAAGATTGGTGCATTGCAACAGTTGGAGTCACTTGACTTATCAAGAAACAATCTTTTCGGTGGAATTCCTTCAAGCATGATTGGTCTAACTTTTTTGAGTTACTTGAACTTGTCATATAACCATCTATCAGGAAGAGTTCCAATAGGTAATCAGCTTCAAACCTTCATTGATCCGTCTATCTATGTTGGTAATCCTGATCTTTGTGGGTTCCCATTAAGTCAAAAGTGCAAAGATGACAAGACAAACCAAGGTCTAAATGCAGTTGGAGGGGATGAACAGAATGATAACACCATGGATAAAGAAGGATCTGAAATGAAGTGGCTGTACATGAGCATGGAGCTAGGATTCGTAGTAGGTTTCTGGATTGTCTTTGGCCCACTATTGTTCCATAGAAAATGGAGAGAAGCATATTTTCAACATATAGATCAAGTATTCAATGTGGTTTACATGGCCCTGGCAACAATTTTCACCAAGTTTAAAGTACACAACATTACAACGTGA
- the LOC140857490 gene encoding receptor-like protein EIX2 yields MDLKGTQLLFLFFSFLCADQVRKLNGDSIPGCIPVERNALLGFKEGLKDPTNRLSSWMGDDCCTWEGVACDNRTGHAVKLDLRNPHPFSFYTDILGQMFFRRSNTWGLGGELRPSLLGLKHLNYVDLSMNNFGGIRIPEFMGSFRQLKYLNLSYAGLGGLIPHQLGNLSSLQYLDLGYNHNDDIFWEIPPGFLIIDNALWISHLSSLRYLNMTEVQFREGAHWLQALNMLPSIVEVRLSDCGINTIPLSLPHVNFTSLSVLDLSANFINSTIPGWLFNISSLEHLDLSDNSINSTIPGWLFNISSLEYLDLSYNFFRGIIPPAIKNLASLKALHLSGNQFLEGKIPVELGELCKLQSLELSGININKNLHEFEEVFSGCMKNSIETLAMEECQLGGYLSDWLGDFRKLKYLDLSSNSISGPVPTSLGRLSALQVLYLSENKLNGTFPESLGRLAELVALFLDQNFLEGIISEERFANFTKLKILDLSQNQLILNLTSDWIPPFQLQGLVISSCKLGPRFPAWLRMQKNIIYLDMSSTEISDAIPDWFWRIFSQILYLDISSNGITGSVPDLTDFINLKYFNLSSNHFKGPLPTFNSSVLSLLDLSNNSFSGAVHRDIGKNMPNLEYLSLSINNLSGEIPLSLCHLGCGVLDLSKNLLLGELPDCWNHSSLIFVMDFSSNNLSGSVPPSICSLRFLESLHLSNNNLSGELPLSLKSCARLNTLDLGQNRFIGAVPSWIGESLSSLKILRLRSNKLVGNIPPNLSRLRALQILDLASNNLSGTIPSSFENFTAMKVSGEMNGTILKNFDRYNENIQVTIKGIYIEYTILLPLVIIMDLSNNNLSGMIPEELTSLFGLVSLNLSGNHLTGEITEKIGTLQQLESLDLSRNNLFGGIPSSIIDLTFLSYLNLSYNNLSGKVPSGNQFQTFIDSSIYAGNPDLCGFPLSQKCIDEGTIQGPNAIGGDEENDNAMDEEGSEMEWLYMGMGLGFAVGFWIVFGPLLFNRK; encoded by the coding sequence ATGGATCTAAAAGGAACCCAACTTCTATTTTTGTTCTTTTCATTTCTGTGCGCTGATCAAGTGAGAAAACTCAATGGAGATTCAATCCCAGGCTGCATACCGGTCGAAAGGAATGCTCTTCTTGGGTTCAAAGAAGGCCTCAAAGATCCCACCAACAGGCTATCTTCTTGGATGGGTGATGACTGCTGCACATGGGAAGGCGTGGCTTGTGACAATCGGACTGGCCATGCTGTCAAGCTGGACCTCCGCAACCCACATCCATTCTCCTTCTACACTGATATTCTGGGACAAATGTTTTTTCGCCGCAGCAACACGTGGGGATTGGGAGGTGAGTTGAGGCCTTCCTTACTTGGGCTGAAACACCTGAATTATGTTGACCTGAGCATGAACAACTTTGGAGGAATTCGTATCCCAGAATTCATGGGTTCATTCCGTCAGCTCAAATATCTTAACCTCTCCTATGCTGGTTTGGGTGGACTGATCCCACACCAGCTTGGGAATCTATCGAGCCTCCAATATCTTGATCTCGGTTATAATCATAATGATGACATTTTTTGGGAAATTCCACCTGGATTTCTCATCATTGATAATGCCCTCTGGATTTCTCATCTTTCTTCTCTGCGATATCTCAATATGACGGAAGTGCAATTCAGAGAAGGTGCTCATTGGCTGCAAGCACTAAACATGCTCCCTTCTATTGTGGAGGTACGCTTATCTGATTGTGGCATCAACACCATTccgctctctcttccacatgtgAATTTTACTTCACTTTCTGTTCTTGATCTTTCTGCAAATTTCATTAATTCGACGATACCTGGTTGGTTATTCAACATAAGTAGCCTCGAGCACCTCGATCtcagtgataattccattaattCGACGATACCTGGTTGGTTGTTCAACATAAGCAGCCTCGAGTACCTTGATCTTAGCTATAATTTCTTTCGGGGCATCATTCCGCCTGCAATTAAGAATCTAGCTTCGCTCAAGGCCCTTCATCTATCTGGTAATCAGTTTCTTGAAGGCAAAATTCCGGTTGAACTTGGGGAGCTGTGTAAGCTGCAGTCTTTGGAATTGTCAGGCATtaatatcaacaaaaatttacATGAATTTGAAGAAGTGTTTTCTGGATGCATGAAAAACAGCATAGAGACTTTAGCGATGGAGGAGTGCCAGCTTGGCGGTTATTTGTCGGACTGGTTGGGAGACTTCAGAAAGCTCAAATATCTCGATTTGAGTAGCAACTCAATTTCTGGTCCTGTTCCTACATCACTTGGAAGGCTGTCAGCACTTCAAGTATTATATCTTTCCGAGAATAAGTTGAATGGGACTTTCCCAGAAAGTCTTGGAAGACTAGCGGAGTTAGTTGCTTTATTCCTCGATCAAAACTTTCTGGAGGGCATCATATCTGAAGAACGGTTTGCCAATTTCACCAAACTGAAAATTCTAGATTTATCACAAAATCAATTAATTCTGAATCTGACGTCTGATTGGATTCCCCCTTTTCAGCTTCAGGGATTAGTTATTAGTTCTTGCAAGCTGGGACCACGATTCCCAGCATGGCTTCGGATgcaaaaaaatattatctatCTAGACATGTCTAGCACAGAAATTTCAGACGCTATACCGGATTGGTTTTGGAGGATATTTTCGCAAATATTGTACCTGGATATCTCCAGCAATGGAATCACTGGCAGTGTACCTGACCTTACAGACTTCATCAaccttaaatattttaatttgagtTCTAACCACTTTAAGGGACCTTTGCCAACTTTTAATTCTTCAGTATTGTCCCTACTAGACCTATCGAACAACTCATTTTCAGGAGCAGTTCATCGTGACATTGGCAAAAATATGCCTAATTTGGAATATCTCTCCCTttccataaataatttaagtggtGAAATTCCTTTGTCTCTTTGTCATCTTGGATGTGGCGTTCTTgatctttcaaaaaatttattgttgGGTGAGCTCCCTGATTGCTGGAACCACTCTTCCCTTATCTTTGTCATGGATTTTTCAAGCAACAACCTATCTGGAAGTGTTCCTCCATCAATCTGTTCATTACGTTTTCTCGAGTCATTGCATTTGAGTAATAATAATCTTTCAGGAGAACTCCCATTATCATTGAAGAGTTGTGCGAGATTAAATACTCTTGATCTTGGACAAAATAGATTCATTGGTGCAGTACCTTCTTGGATTGGAGAAAGTTTGTCATCCTTGAAGATCCTTCGCTTACGATCAAACAAGCTTGTTGGAAATATTCCTCCTAATCTATCAAGATTAAGAGCTCTTCAAATCTTGGATCTGGCTAGTAACAATTTATCAGGAACTATCCCTTCTAGCTTTGAGAACTTTACTGCCATGAAAGTGTCGGGGGAGATGAATGGaaccattttaaaaaattttgatcgttACAATGAAAACATACAAGTGACCATAAAAGGAATATACATCGAGTATACCATATTGCTTCCACTTGTGATCATTATGGACCTTTCAAATAATAATTTATCCGGAATGATACCAGAAGAACTAACCAGCCTTTTTGGACTTGTGAGTTTAAATTTGTCTGGAAATCATCTGACAGGAGAGATCACAGAAAAGATTGGTACATTGCAACAGTTGGAGTCGCTGGACTTGTCAAGAAATAATCTTTTCGGTGGAATTCCTTCAAGCATAATTGATCTAACTTTTTTGAGTTACTTGAACTTGTCATATAACAATCTATCGGGAAAAGTTCCATCAGGTAATCAGTTTCAGACTTTTATTGACTCATCTATCTATGCTGGTAATCCTGATCTTTGCGGGTTCCCATTAAGTCAAAAGTGCATAGATGAAGGGACAATCCAAGGTCCAAATGCTATTGGGGGGGATGAAGAAAATGATAATGCTATGGATGAAGAAGGATCTGAAATGGAGTGGTTGTATATGGGCATGGGGCTAGGATTCGCAGTAGGTTTCTGGATTGTCTTTGGCCCACTATTATTCAATAGAAAATAG